In the genome of Dermacentor andersoni chromosome 3, qqDerAnde1_hic_scaffold, whole genome shotgun sequence, one region contains:
- the LOC129386377 gene encoding uncharacterized protein, giving the protein MQALPCAVLLVVIFTVLETLPLPIVSLVPWVATVLLGRSTSGYEDVLDLSGAELVPLAGFLIVYVLADSTRLWTKLSVLLLRWQGVRVGPLFASLMSVAFLASLVLPSTFVTLLLAAFVCRHMEHIQARQANRG; this is encoded by the exons ATGCAGGCGTTGCCATGTGCCGTGCTCCTGGTGGTGATTTTCACAGTCTTGGAGACACTGCCGCTGCCCATTGTGTCCCTCGTACCATGGGTAGCCACCGTCTTACTCGGCCGCTCCACGTCAGGCTACGAGGACGTGCTCGACCTCAGCGGCGCG GAACTGGTGCCACTGGCGGGCTTCCTGATTGTGTACGTGCTGGCGGACTCGACGCGGCTGTGGACGAAGCTGTCGGTGCTTCTTCTCCGGTGGCAGGGCGTGCGCGTGGGACCGCTGTTTGCGTCGCTCATGTCTGTTGCCTTCTTGGCGTCACTTGTGCTGCCGTCGACGTTCGTCACTCTCCTGCTGGCGGCCTTCGTCTGTCGGCATATGGAGCATATACAGGCACGTCAAGCCAACAGAGGATGA